A genomic stretch from Deltaproteobacteria bacterium includes:
- a CDS encoding hydrolase, which produces MTSLPPSREEALTLLRQYNQNEALIHHALAVEAVMRYLARKHGGDEGQWGIIGLIHDLDYEKFPEAHCHRTKSILEEQGWPEETIRAAISHGWGLCNEVEPKTDLEKFLYTIDELTGLVAAATLVRPSKSVLDIEVKSVKKKWKQKNFAAGVNREVIEKGAQMLGKDLDELIHDVIMGLREVADQIGL; this is translated from the coding sequence ATGACCAGTCTCCCACCGAGTCGTGAAGAGGCATTAACCCTCCTCCGGCAATACAACCAAAACGAAGCTTTGATCCACCACGCCCTGGCCGTCGAGGCGGTCATGCGCTACCTGGCCCGTAAACACGGTGGTGATGAAGGGCAATGGGGGATTATCGGCCTGATCCATGACCTGGATTATGAAAAATTTCCTGAGGCCCATTGCCACCGAACCAAATCCATCCTGGAAGAACAGGGCTGGCCGGAAGAAACTATCCGGGCGGCCATTTCTCATGGCTGGGGCTTATGTAATGAGGTGGAACCCAAAACGGATTTGGAAAAATTTCTTTATACCATCGATGAATTAACCGGTCTGGTGGCGGCCGCCACCCTGGTTCGGCCTTCGAAAAGTGTCCTGGATATCGAGGTGAAGTCGGTCAAAAAAAAATGGAAACAGAAAAATTTTGCCGCCGGAGTTAATCGGGAGGTCATTGAAAAAGGGGCCCAGATGCTTGGGAAGGATTTGGACGAACTCATCCATGACGTGATTATGGGCCTGCGGGAAGTAGCCGATCAGATCGGCTTATGA
- a CDS encoding CoA transferase, giving the protein MTGPLQGLKILDFTTLLPGPYATMMLSDLGADVLRIVSGSRPDLTTLAPPFIGDTGLSTSSAYLGRGKRSMTLNLKDPRGIRIVCQLINRYDILIEQFRPGVMARFGLDYPTLKELNPALIYCSLTGYGQTGPLTGRAGHDINYLSRSGLMSYSGRTETGPVLTGMQIADIASGSYNSIIGLLSAIIYRQATGIGQYVDISMTDGVMAFTAMVGASFLVTGQEPGREGHYLNGGSLYDFYETKDGRYLSFGGLEPQFFAAFCQGIGRPDLIPGSVMPPNVEQVKKEVREIIKTKTRDEWTGWFQNWDACVEPVLTLSEALNDPLAQERGMVVEVALPGGGKVRQLANPIKFSESPPRYDQVGLPVGTHTREVLQELGYDDQEIKEFEGSGLFN; this is encoded by the coding sequence ATGACCGGCCCCCTGCAAGGTTTAAAGATATTGGACTTCACCACCTTATTGCCAGGCCCTTATGCCACCATGATGTTGTCGGACCTTGGGGCCGATGTGCTGCGAATTGTTTCCGGCTCCCGACCGGACCTGACCACCCTGGCCCCACCATTTATCGGAGACACCGGCCTCTCTACCAGTTCGGCCTATTTAGGGCGCGGGAAACGTTCCATGACCTTGAATTTAAAAGATCCAAGGGGCATCCGTATCGTCTGTCAGTTGATCAACCGATATGATATTTTGATCGAGCAATTTCGTCCCGGCGTCATGGCCAGGTTCGGTTTGGATTATCCAACATTAAAAGAACTGAATCCGGCGCTCATCTATTGTTCCCTGACCGGTTACGGACAAACCGGCCCCCTGACAGGCCGGGCCGGGCATGACATCAATTATCTTTCCCGATCCGGTCTTATGTCCTATTCCGGCCGCACCGAAACCGGCCCGGTCCTGACGGGTATGCAAATCGCCGACATCGCCTCCGGATCGTACAATTCCATCATCGGTCTCCTGTCCGCCATTATCTACCGGCAAGCCACAGGTATTGGCCAATATGTGGATATCTCCATGACCGACGGCGTAATGGCTTTTACGGCTATGGTGGGGGCCTCTTTTCTGGTAACCGGTCAGGAGCCGGGACGGGAAGGGCATTATTTAAACGGCGGCTCCCTGTATGATTTTTATGAAACCAAAGACGGCCGATACCTCAGCTTCGGCGGTCTGGAGCCCCAATTCTTCGCCGCCTTTTGCCAGGGGATCGGCCGTCCGGATCTGATCCCGGGTAGTGTCATGCCGCCCAATGTCGAACAGGTTAAGAAAGAGGTCCGGGAGATCATCAAAACCAAAACACGGGATGAGTGGACCGGATGGTTTCAGAACTGGGATGCCTGTGTCGAGCCGGTTTTAACCCTTTCCGAAGCCTTGAACGATCCCCTGGCCCAGGAGAGGGGTATGGTCGTTGAGGTGGCTTTGCCGGGAGGCGGAAAGGTAAGACAATTGGCCAACCCGATCAAATTTTCCGAATCACCGCCCCGATACGATCAGGTGGGCTTGCCGGTCGGAACCCATACCCGGGAGGTTTTACAGGAACTGGGTTACGACGATCAGGAAATCAAAGAATTCGAGGGCAGCGGGCTTTTTAATTAA